CTTCAAGCGGACTTCTAGCTTCCTAGATCGAATCTAGCGTCCATTGGTGTCTTGGTGGTTCAATGCCGGGGTTCTGGACGGACCTGGCGTTTGACTTTGCCGTTTGCGTGAAATATACTGGCACACCCCAATGTCGAACGACGAAGTCCGAATGCCGACGTGCCAGCGGCAGGCCTCGGCCAAGGAGAAGCGGCATGGCGAAGAACCAGAGTGACGGCAGGCTGGACACGGTCATCGGACCCGACACGAGCGTCAGAGGAGACTTCCGCGTCGCGGGCGGTGTGCGGCTGGACGGGCAGGTCGAGGGCCGAATGGATATCAACGAGACACTCGTCACCGGGCCGAAGGCACTTCTGAAGGGCGAGCTTCACTGCCGGGATGCGGTCGTCGCAGGCCGGATTGAGGGCGATATCTATGCGGCTGATAACGTTGAGCTTCAGACCGGGGCCCAGGTCTTCGGTAACATCAGATGCAGGGGACTGGTGATCCAGCCGGCCTGCCTTTTCCAGGGCAACTGCTCGATGGTGCAGGCGGGCGAGGGGAGCTAGATGACGGCGGGCGAAGTGAGAGGTCAGAAGTCCGATGTGAGATGTGCGGATTGCGGGGTGGAAGGCTTGCTGCTGCGGGACTAGGAGAACAACATGGATTTGAATCTTGCGGGGAAGAGGGCGGTGATAACCGGCGCGGGCTCGGGCATTGGCAGGGAGATTGCCGTTAGGTTCAGCGCGGCCGGCGCCGCGGTCGCGGTGTGCGACGTGGTGAAAGAAGCGGCTGACAAAGTTGCGGCCGAGATATCACGCGCAGGCAGGCAGGCGCGGGCGTATGCAGTCGACGTGTCAGACTTCGCCGCTGTCCAGCAGTTGTGCGAGCAGGTCGCAACCGACCTGGGCGGCATCGACATCCTTGTGAACAATGCCGGCATCACGCGCGACAACCTGCTGCTGCGCATGACCGAGGCGGAGTTCGACCGCGTCATTGCCGTCAACCTGAAAGGCGCGTTCAACTTCACCAGGGCTTGTTCTCGCGGGATGATAAAGAGCCGCTGGGGTCGCATCATCAGCATCGCTTCAATCATGGGCCAGATGGGCAACGCCGGCCAGGCCAACTACGCCGCGGCCAAGGCTGGGATCATCGGCCTGACCAAGTCGGTAGCCAGGGAGTTGGCGTCACGAAACGTCACGGTCAACGCGGTTGCGCCGGGCTACATAGCGACGGCCATGACCGAGAAGCTGGATCCAGCTACTCGAGAGGCTTACGTCGCCGGGATACCACTGAAGCGGGCCGGAACACCTGATGACGTGGCGAACGTCTGCCTTTTTCTTGCTTCAGACCTGGCGAGCTATGTAACGGGCCAGGTTCTGAGGGTTGACGGTGGACTGCTGATGTAGCATCCCGCAGCCCACAGCGAGGGGGACGCATCTGGCATCCCCCTGACCTTCACGTTTTATCTGCTGGTCAGTTCCCGACTAGAAGCTGTGCCCGCAGTCGACGCAGTAGGAGAATGCCGGGCTACCCGTTGGGTTCCGGGCGTCGGCGTAGCAGCCGTTGATCGGGCACGGTTGAGGTTGGGGCACAGCATTCCTTGGGATTGCCGGGGGTGGCGGGGGTTGGTCGTTCAGTATCTCGAAGTCGTGGGAGGGGATGGCAGTGGGTGGGGCTGGAATGGGATCGTGGTGGTAGTGAGTCACGGTCCTCCAGTTCTGGCAATTCGGGCATTGGACTTGTCCTGGCATCTAGGTCTCCTTCCGGCTGCCAAATGTCGCAGC
Above is a window of candidate division WOR-3 bacterium DNA encoding:
- a CDS encoding polymer-forming cytoskeletal protein, whose product is MPGFWTDLAFDFAVCVKYTGTPQCRTTKSECRRASGRPRPRRSGMAKNQSDGRLDTVIGPDTSVRGDFRVAGGVRLDGQVEGRMDINETLVTGPKALLKGELHCRDAVVAGRIEGDIYAADNVELQTGAQVFGNIRCRGLVIQPACLFQGNCSMVQAGEGS
- the fabG gene encoding 3-oxoacyl-[acyl-carrier-protein] reductase gives rise to the protein MDLNLAGKRAVITGAGSGIGREIAVRFSAAGAAVAVCDVVKEAADKVAAEISRAGRQARAYAVDVSDFAAVQQLCEQVATDLGGIDILVNNAGITRDNLLLRMTEAEFDRVIAVNLKGAFNFTRACSRGMIKSRWGRIISIASIMGQMGNAGQANYAAAKAGIIGLTKSVARELASRNVTVNAVAPGYIATAMTEKLDPATREAYVAGIPLKRAGTPDDVANVCLFLASDLASYVTGQVLRVDGGLLM